The Malus domestica chromosome 10, GDT2T_hap1 genome contains a region encoding:
- the LOC114822978 gene encoding cysteine-rich repeat secretory protein 38-like has translation MSLVNFHDHTLIIVSLSFIGLFKLVICSNSIHYIHHYCSLEVNTAQNAPFQDNVNKLLSELSSKSSGTSFYNSTSGDNDKKVYGLYLCRGDVKSGVCRDCINSAAKNLKQNCTNNRESIVWYEECMLRYSNRSISATEEELPWRYWCSVNKVSNKDQFNQSLLSLMNGLVDKAVGNTTPIYFATGDDKKGNGGTSIYCLMQCTPDINGTDCQRCLRAGVGGYLETCEGRTWGMIFSPSCQVRYGPDLFYGEGKPTKSGGTGKRKSFVAVRVTVQAVVAVLWLIG, from the exons ATGTCATTAGTTAATTTTCATGATCACACCCTAATAATTGTATCCCTGTCGTTCATCGGCCTATTCAAACTTGTGATCTGTTCCAATTCGATTCACTACATCCACCACTACTGCTCTTTAGAAGTTAACACAGCCCAAAACGCCCCGTTCCAAGACAACGTCAACAAACTCCTCTCCGAACTCTCCTCTAAATCTTCCGGCACCAGCTTCTACAACTCCACATCCGGAGACAACGACAAAAAAGTGTACGGCCTATATCTTTGTCGAGGTGATGTCAAGTCCGGAGTCTGCCGCGACTGCATCAACTCCGCTGCCAAGAACCTCAAACAAAATTGCACCAACAACAGGGAATCCATCGTTTGGTATGAGGAATGCATGTTGAGATATTCGAACCGATCCATCTCTGCCACGGAGGAGGAGCTTCCGTGGCGGTATTGGTGCAGTGTGAACAAAGTTTCAAACAAAGACCAGTTTAATCAGAGCTTGTTGAGTTTGATGAATGGTCTTGTGGACAAAGCTGTTGGGAATACGACTCCAATTTATTTTGCAACCGGGGATGACAAGAAAGGCAACGGAGGGACGTCGATATATTGTTTGATGCAATGTACTCCGGACATAAATGGGACTGACTGCCAAAGGTGTTTGAGGGCGGGTGTCGGTGGGTATCTGGAGACTTGTGAGGGAAGAACATGGGGTATGATTTTTTCGCCAAGCTGTCAGGTGAGATACGGGCCTGACCTCTTCTACGGGGAAGGAAAGCCAACCAAAAGTGGTG GAACAGGGAAGAGAAAATCTTTCGTTGCTGTTAGAGTCACCGTCCAAGCTGTTGTGGCGGTTCTCTGGCTTATTGGTTAA